CGCGGTCGGAGATGGTGCCCCTGTCCGGCGAGGACTCCAGGGCCTGGACGGCGCTGGAGAGTCCCAGCACCTCCGGGTGTTCCTCGGAGAGGCTCGCCTTGCGGGCGGTGAGCTCGGCGCGCAGCTCGGCCAGCTTGCGCTGCTCGTAGTGGCTCTCCGTCTCCGAAAGCACCACCTTGCCGGGCTGCTCGCGGGCCGCCTGTTTCAGCAGCGCGGCCTTGGCCTCCGAGGACTCCGCTTCGATCCGGAAGCGGTTCATCTCGGTGCGCAGCCGCGCGGCCTCCTCGATGGCGGCCTGCCGGTCGAGCGTGAGGTCCGCGATGCCGGTCTCCCCTCGGAAGCGGTCGTACTGCGCCCGGGCCTCCTCCAACTGGGCCTGCACCTTGTCCACCTCCGAGGTGAGGGCCTGGAGCTGCTGCTCGGCCCGGGTCCGCTCCGAGTCCCGCCGGCTGTCGAGGAACACCCGCGTCATCATGTCCGCGAGCCGCGAGGCCTCCTCGGGGCTGTCCGCGATGGCGGAGAGGGTGAGGATGTTGGAGTCGCGGGCCACGGCGATGTCCAGCCGCCGCGCCAGCGCATCGAGCGTCATGGGCAGGCGCGCGCGCTTGCGCAGCTCCTCCAGGTTGTTGGGGAGCTTGAGGGTGTCCATCAACGTCTGGATCTCCCGTTCGGGAGAGGTCACCGCGGAGACGTGCACGGGTTCCCACAGCAGGACGGTGCGCGCGGTGAACTCGCGGGGCACCACCGTCTTGGCCAGCGCGACGCTCAAGAGGGTGCCCGCCAGGAAGACTCCCGCGATGACGCGCCAGCCGCGCCGCAGGACCCGGGCGATGCGCAGGGGATCGATGGGGTGGCCGGAGCGCCCTGTCTCCTGCCGCATGCGCGGCGCTGGAGCACCCGGCTCCGCGCCTTCTTCCAGTGAGAACATCCCGGGCGTCTCCGTCAGCCTGCGGCCCTGAGGACCTCGGCGGCGTCCTCGTGGAGATCGAAGATCTCCTCGAGCCTCAGCGCCTGGAGGATGAACCGCGCGGAGGGAGCGGGGCTCAGCAGCACGAGGCGGACGTGCCCGGGCGCCCGCCGCGCCAACCGCACCAGGGTGTCCGCGGCGCGCGCATCCAGCCGTGAAACGCGGCGCAGATCGATGAGCAGGGTGGTGACTCCCGTGGCGAAGGCCCGCTGGGCATCCCCGAGGAGAAGAGGAGCTCCGACGTCGGCGAGCTCGCTCTCCGTGGGCGTGAGGGTTCGAACCGCGGCGCTGGAGTGCTCCATGGGGACGGGCCCGGTGCACGGTGAATGCCAGCACTGCTGCTGGCGTGCTTCTGGCAAGCGCGGCCCCGCATGACGCGCCTTCGCTTCCTCGCGATGGACGTGAGCGCGGCGTCCCTCTCGCAATGAGACAACACCATGTCCCGCAATGAGATGCGTCCATACGGAGACGGCACCGAGGCGCCGGTGGGTGGGCCCGTCCTGGCGCGCCCCTCCGGTCAGCGCCGCGTCCTCGTCGTCTTCGTCGATGCGCTGGGCCCGTCCCAGTTGGAGTCCTTCGGAGGGCTGGGCGGGCTGCCCCACCGGGGCAGGCTCCGCGGCATCCTCGGCTATTCATGCGGAGCGCTGCCGACCATCCTCACCGGGACGCCCCCGGAGCGGCACGGGCGGATGTGCCTCTTCGCCCACGCGCGGAACGATGGAGACGGGGTGCTGTCGCCCCTGAGATGGCTGGGGCTGTTGCCGAAGCTGGTGCACGAGCGAAGCAAGCTGCGGCGCGCGGCGGCGAGGGTGCTGCGGAAGACCGCGGGACTGACGGGGTACGTGGACCTGTACCGGGTACCGCCGGAGCTGTTCCGCTGGCTCGACCTGCCGGAGCGGGAGGACCTGTTCAACGCGGAGCGCATCGGCGGGGTGGAGACATTCCTGTCGGAGGCGAGGCGCGCGGGCATGCGGGTGTTCGCGGCGCCGTGGCAACTGCCGGAGGAGGAGCGCTGGGCGCATACCTGCGCGGTGCTGCGGGCGCGCAAGCCGGACCTGGCGTTCGCGTACGCCACGGAGCTGGACGGAGCGCTGCACCGCGCGGGCAACGGCAGCCGGGAAGCGCGGGCGGCGGCGGGTCGCGTCTCCGAATGGATCCAGCGGGCGGTGGAGGCCATGCGCGCCGGGGGCGGCGAGGTGACGACGGTGGTCGTGGGCGACCACGGGATGGCGGACATCCGCGATGTGGTGGATCCGCGCCGGCTGCTCCGGGATCTGCGCGGGACGCGGCTGTTCGTGGACAGCACGATGATGCGCTTCTGGGGAGAGGAGCCCGTGCTGGCGCGGGCGCGTGAGCGGGTGGAGGCGCATGGGCTGCGGGGGCGGTGGCTGGACGAAGGGGCGCTGAGGGAGCGGCGGGCGCCGGTGCGTGGAGCGCCGTATGGGAGGGCCCTCTTCGTCCTGGAGGAGGGCGCGCTGTTCGCCCCCAGCTTCGTGGGAGGCGCGATGCGGGGGATGCACGGCTACGACGTGGACAGCCCCTCGGCGTACGCCGCCATCGCCTCGGATACATCATTGCCCGGAGGCCATGGCGCGCTGGTGGATGTGGCCGGGTGGGTGCGCTTGATGCTCGGGCTGGGCGGGAGGACGCCATGGGCAGGGGCTTGAGGGTCGCATGGATCAACGACGGCGCCAGCCCCTTCGGCGGCGCCGAGCGCTACGTGCGGGAGACCGCGCGGGAGCTGGGCCAGCGGGGCGTGGAGTCGCTGCTCTTCTACGACGTGAACGTCACGCCGGATCCGCATCCGGTGATGCAGGAGCCGTTCGCGGGCGTGTTTCCCATCGTGGACCTGTCGCGGCAACTGAGGGAGCTGGAGCCGGACGTCGTCTACGTGCACCAACTGGCGAGCTTGACGGCGCAGCGCGCGCTGCTGGAACAGCCCGCGCCGGTGGTGCGCTTCTTCCATGACCATCGGCTGTTCTGTTTGCGCGAGCACAAGTACACGGTGCTCGGGAAGCAGACGTGCACGAAGACGGTGGGCGCGGCCTGCTACCCGTGCCTCGGTTTCCTGGGCCGCTCGGAGGCCTGGCCCGGGCTGAAGCTGGCCTCGCTGCGGGGCCTGAGAACGGAGCAGGCGCTGGCCCAACGCCATCACGCGTTCGTGGTGGGATCGCGGTACATGGCCGAGCACGTGGTGGCGCATGGCTTCGAGCGCGAGCGGATGCACGTCCTTCCGCTGTACGCACAGGTCCCGCCAGCGCCACAGTCGCCCGTGGCGCGTGAGTCGGATTTGTTCCTCTTCGCCGGGCAGCTGACGGCGGGCAAGGGCCTGGACGTGCTGCTCCAGGCCCTGGCGCGCACCACACGTCCCTGCCGGCTGGAGATCGCGGGGAAGGGGCGGCAGGAGCCGGAGCTGCGCGCGATGGTGGACGGGCTCGGGCTCTCGGGGCGGGTGAGCTTCCTGGGCGCGTTGGCGCCCGAGTCCCTGTCCGCGCTGTATCGGCGCGCGGCGTGTGTCGTCTTCCCGAGCCGCGCCCCGGAGACGTTCGGCCTGGTGGGCGTCGAGGCGATGGCGCACGGCACGCCCGTCATCGCCAGTCTCGTGGGCGGCGTGGGCGAGTGGCTGACGGACGAAACGGGGCGGGGCGTGCGGCCCAATGATCCACGGGGGCTCGCGGCGGCGATGGACTGGATGATGGCCGGGCCGGACCGGCGCGAGAGGCTCGGGGAGAGCGCGCTGAGGGTCTACCAGGAGCTCTTCACCCCCGAGCGGCACGTGACACGGCTGCTGGCGCTGCTGGAGTCCGTGGCGCGCGCGGGAAGGAGGGCTGCGTGATGGACGGACGCTTCACGTTGAAGGGCTCGGCCGAAGTGGAGGCGCGCATCGCCCAAGTGGTGGGCGAGGCCGCGAACGTCGTCGATTGGCACGTCCCCCGGAGCGCGCTGCGGACGCTGGCCCTCATGGGCGGCTACGGGCGCGGCGAGGGCGGCGTGGACCGGCGGGACGGAGCCGAGCGGCCCCACAACAACCTCGACTTCCTGCTGGTGCTGGAGCGGGCGCCACGCGCGGAGCTGAAGGCGGAGCTGGACGCCGCGCTGGAGCCGCTGCGCGAGCGGCATGGCCTGGGACTGGATCTGGGCATCATCACGGCGCGGGCGTTGCGGAGGTCCCCGTGCCTGGTGATGTGGTACGACATGCGGTTCGGCCACAAGACGGTGGCGGGCGATGCGTCGTTCCTGCCAGGGCTGAAGCACTTCACGCGCGACGCCATCCTCCCGGACGACATTCGGAACCTGGCGGTGAACCGGGGGACGCTGCTCGTCATCAACGAGGCGCTGCGGGACCAGGGCTCGCTGGGTGGGGAGGCGCGGCGCACCATCCTCCGGCACACGGCGAAGGCCATCATCGGCTACGGCGACGCGCTGCTGTACTTCCTGGGAGCGTACGACTGGAGCTACGTCGAGAAGCGGCGGCGGATGGCCGGTCGGCGCGACGTGCCGGACGGCTTCCGACGGCTGTACGACGAGGCGAGCGCTTTCCGCCTGGAGCCGGATGACACGCGCTTCGCCGGGCGCGAGCTGGGGCCCTGGATGGACGAGGTGCGGGCGAGGCTCGCGGACGTGCACCTCGTGTGTGAGGCCGCGCGGCTGTCTGTGCCCGGTTTGAGCTGGGACGGGTACGTCGAACGGACGCTGAAGCACTCCTTGCGAGAGGGCGGCTTGCGGCCGGGGGTGTTGCTACGGCGGGCCCGGAACGCGGTGCGGTTCCGGCCAGAGGTCTCGCCGGAACTGGGGCTCCGGGCCCGGCTGGGATTGAGGCTCGGTGGACCGCGCGGAGTGCTTGCGGCGGCGTTTCCATTCGTGGCGTTCGGCGTGGGAGAGACCGAGGGCGCCGGGTTCGCCCGGACGGTCCTGGGCGCGGCGAGCTCCTCGCCAGCGGACCTGCGGCACGCCTATCTGCGGTTCTGGAGCGAGTCCGGAGACCCCAACTTCACGCACGTGGCGCGGAAGCTCGGCCTCGTCCTGGAGGCGGGTTCATGAAGCGCAAGGTCACCGTCATCATGCGCTCGAAGGACTCGGCCTGGGTCATCGGACAGGCGCTCTCCGGCCTGTGCTCGCAGGCGCGCCGGGACTTCGAGCTCCTCGTGGTGGACTCGGGCTCCCGGGACGCGACGCTGGACATCGTCTCCCGCTTCCCGGCACGCCTCATCCGCATCGAGGCGAAGGCGTACTTTCCAGGCGCGGTGCTCAACCGGGCCATCCGCGAAGCCACGGGAGACCTCGTCGTCTTCCAGAACTCCGACGTGGTGCCGTTGACGCCTGAAGCGCTGGACCGGCTGCTGGCGCCCATCGAGCGCGGGGAGGCGGACGCGACGTTCGCCCGGCAGCTTCCGCGGCCGGAGGCGCACACGTGGGTGCGGCGCGATTACGCGGTGGCGTTCCCGGAGAAGGGAGAGGCGCCACCCTGGATGACGTACTCCCTGCCATTCGCGGCGATGACGCGCGAAGCGTGGCGGAAGCACCCGTTCTACGAGGACGCGTGGGGCTCCGAAGACACGGAGTGGGGGCACTGGGCGCGCAACCACGGGCTGCGGGTGCGCTACGTGCCGGACGCGTTGGTGATGCACTCGCACAACTACACGCTCAAGCAGTTGTATGGGCGCCGCTTCATCGAGGGTGAGGCGGACGCCTTCATCCTGGGGGACCGCGCGTCGCTCATGGGGCTGGCCCGCCGGGTGGGGACGTCATGGGCTCGGGATGCGGCCGTGCACCTCCAGGCGCGTGACGCCGCGGGCCTGGCGCTCTGCCTCCCTCGGCGGCTCGTGTACCACTGGGCTTGGTGGAAGGGTCACCAGTGGGGGGAGAAGCGCCTGCGGAGTGGGAACACCGACCCGAGCCTCGGTCAGCAGGTGGTGCTGCGGAGGCAGTGAGCCTTCACCGCACCGTGGTGGCCGCCGCGCGCCGCAGGAGCTGCTCGAGGCAGCGGACGTAAGCATCGAGGGATGCGTGCCTCCTCACGATGTCGAGCGCGCGTTGGACGAGCGCCTCCTGCGCCAAGGCATCCCGGTGGAGGGCCGCGAGCGTCCCGGCGAAGGCGTCCCCCGTGCAGGCCTTCACCAGCAGGGACGCATCGTGCCGTTCGAGGAAGTCGCGAGCGCCACCGCTGGGGGAGGCCGCCACCGGCAGACCGCAGGCCATCGCCTCCAGGTAGGTGAGGCCCTGGCCCTCGTGCTCCAGCTTCGACGCGAACAGGAGCGCGTCCGCGTCCCGGTACAGCGCGGGCAGTTGCTCGCGAGGCAGCTTGCCGGCCCAGGTCACGCGTCCGTCCACCCGCAGCGCTCGCGCCCGCTGACGCAAGGCCGCAAGGTAGGCCGGCTCGTCCGCCGCGCCCGCCAGCGTGAGGGTGGCCCGCAGGCCGCGCTTCTCCAGCTCCGCCAGCGTGTCGATGGCCACGTCCGGGGCCTTGCTCGGGTGGAGCCGGCCGACGAAGAGCAGCCGGGGTTCCGGGCGCATGGGCCGGAAGGGCCGCGCGGTGAAGCAAGAGAGGTCCACGCCCTGCGGCTGCACCACGCCGGAGCCCAGCGGCACGCCGGCCGCGAGAGCCGTGCGCCGGACCGCGTCCGAGAGCCACGCGACCGCGGCGGGCTGGATGCCTCTCCACGTCCGCGAAGGCACCAGGAACTCATCGAGCAGACCGCCCAGCCGGGCCCTGGGCCGCGCGTCCCGCCCCACGCTGAACGCCACCGGCCAGTCGTCGTTCACCGTGACGACCACGGGCACGCCAGCTTCCTGGAGCGCCCGCAGCGGCGCGAGCCCCATCCGTCGCTGGCTCATGACCAGCACCGCGTCCGGCCTTCCGTGGACGCGCAGGTAGCGGCGCACCGCCGCCGTGTTCAGCGCGCCGGCCACGAAGTGACGAAGGCGATCCCGGCCCGCGGACCGGCCGAAGCGACGTGCCAGGTACAGCGTGCGCAGCACGCGTCCGGCCTCCGAGCCATCGCCGGTGGTGAGCACCTCCACCGCGTGTCCTCGCCGCTCCAGCGCCTCCACGACGTCCCGCGCGAGCAGCTCGTAGCCACCGAGGACATCAGGGGGGTACAGGTTGGTGAGGACGGTGACCTTCACGCGCTGACGCTTCCTCCGCTCGGGTGCGGGCGCCACTTTGCAGGGGGCATGCCGCCGCGCGAGGCGCTCCTCCTCGTTTGAGATAGCGCGCATGTCTCTCTTTGAGACGTCTCCAAATGGGCCAGGTTGGAGGTGGGGCGGTGTGTCTGGTCCGCGAATTGCGTGAGGCCTGCGCCCATGATTGTCGTGGAGCGTCCGGCGCAGCGCGTGGTGCACGTCCTTCGCAAATACAATCCGAGGGAGTGGGGCGGGACGGAGACGCACGTCGTGGAGGTCACACGGCGGCTGGCGCGGTGGGGCTGGGGCCCGGAGGTGCACGCACCCGGTGGTCCTTCGGAGCCGGATGGCGCGCTGGGCCCCGAGGTGCCACTGGTGCGCTTCAGGGCCTTCAATCCCTTCATCGGCTCGGCTGAGAAGCGCAAGGCGCTGGTCGCCAACGCAGGCAATCTGATCACCTTCGATGAGCCCCTCCGGCTCGCGCGCGACCGGGGCCTCGCCCTGGCGCACCTGCACACGGCCGGGCGCATCGGTGGCGCCGTGCGGACCGCCATGCGCCTCACGGGGCGCCCGTATGTCCTTTCGGTGCATGGGCCCCTGCTGGCGCAAAGGGAGCAGCTGGCGCGGGACACCGCACGGCGGCACTCAGGGGGCATCGACGTGGGGCAGCCCATCGGAATGCTGCTCGGCGCCCGGCGCGTCCTCCACGACGCCGCGCGTGTCATCACCTTCAACGAGGAGGAGCGGCGCGCCCTGTCCGAGGTGGTGGG
The sequence above is drawn from the Corallococcus sp. NCRR genome and encodes:
- a CDS encoding GumC family protein — encoded protein: MFSLEEGAEPGAPAPRMRQETGRSGHPIDPLRIARVLRRGWRVIAGVFLAGTLLSVALAKTVVPREFTARTVLLWEPVHVSAVTSPEREIQTLMDTLKLPNNLEELRKRARLPMTLDALARRLDIAVARDSNILTLSAIADSPEEASRLADMMTRVFLDSRRDSERTRAEQQLQALTSEVDKVQAQLEEARAQYDRFRGETGIADLTLDRQAAIEEAARLRTEMNRFRIEAESSEAKAALLKQAAREQPGKVVLSETESHYEQRKLAELRAELTARKASLSEEHPEVLGLSSAVQALESSPDRGTISDRVVGTNPAWTFLQNSLIDVDTQREVAQKKWRSYAEVESSVRDRITRLSSIEGQASVLLAQVQLTAARLADLKTRQKVVESEVRQPQVELRVLTPATPPLLPSKSYRRLVALLLPPLFALLAAVALGASALRGLRLWTPAELSFWVHGPVVAATTWPATSEGLEDLAADLRAALDEAKGTTLLLPLTAAQAGPARELLSRLGAGNVPARDGVPEQDARVVPWEEAERAMALRRAARQCDRVLVLVASGAHSLFELVALRRLLGSEGRIGLVVVGLGTDLATAPDRVGEVPGFWSGAAASKGAAQGAATT
- a CDS encoding STAS domain-containing protein, which produces MEHSSAAVRTLTPTESELADVGAPLLLGDAQRAFATGVTTLLIDLRRVSRLDARAADTLVRLARRAPGHVRLVLLSPAPSARFILQALRLEEIFDLHEDAAEVLRAAG
- a CDS encoding alkaline phosphatase family protein codes for the protein MSRNEMRPYGDGTEAPVGGPVLARPSGQRRVLVVFVDALGPSQLESFGGLGGLPHRGRLRGILGYSCGALPTILTGTPPERHGRMCLFAHARNDGDGVLSPLRWLGLLPKLVHERSKLRRAAARVLRKTAGLTGYVDLYRVPPELFRWLDLPEREDLFNAERIGGVETFLSEARRAGMRVFAAPWQLPEEERWAHTCAVLRARKPDLAFAYATELDGALHRAGNGSREARAAAGRVSEWIQRAVEAMRAGGGEVTTVVVGDHGMADIRDVVDPRRLLRDLRGTRLFVDSTMMRFWGEEPVLARARERVEAHGLRGRWLDEGALRERRAPVRGAPYGRALFVLEEGALFAPSFVGGAMRGMHGYDVDSPSAYAAIASDTSLPGGHGALVDVAGWVRLMLGLGGRTPWAGA
- a CDS encoding glycosyltransferase family 4 protein — encoded protein: MRVAWINDGASPFGGAERYVRETARELGQRGVESLLFYDVNVTPDPHPVMQEPFAGVFPIVDLSRQLRELEPDVVYVHQLASLTAQRALLEQPAPVVRFFHDHRLFCLREHKYTVLGKQTCTKTVGAACYPCLGFLGRSEAWPGLKLASLRGLRTEQALAQRHHAFVVGSRYMAEHVVAHGFERERMHVLPLYAQVPPAPQSPVARESDLFLFAGQLTAGKGLDVLLQALARTTRPCRLEIAGKGRQEPELRAMVDGLGLSGRVSFLGALAPESLSALYRRAACVVFPSRAPETFGLVGVEAMAHGTPVIASLVGGVGEWLTDETGRGVRPNDPRGLAAAMDWMMAGPDRRERLGESALRVYQELFTPERHVTRLLALLESVARAGRRAA
- a CDS encoding glycosyltransferase family 2 protein — translated: MKRKVTVIMRSKDSAWVIGQALSGLCSQARRDFELLVVDSGSRDATLDIVSRFPARLIRIEAKAYFPGAVLNRAIREATGDLVVFQNSDVVPLTPEALDRLLAPIERGEADATFARQLPRPEAHTWVRRDYAVAFPEKGEAPPWMTYSLPFAAMTREAWRKHPFYEDAWGSEDTEWGHWARNHGLRVRYVPDALVMHSHNYTLKQLYGRRFIEGEADAFILGDRASLMGLARRVGTSWARDAAVHLQARDAAGLALCLPRRLVYHWAWWKGHQWGEKRLRSGNTDPSLGQQVVLRRQ
- a CDS encoding glycosyltransferase family 4 protein, with protein sequence MKVTVLTNLYPPDVLGGYELLARDVVEALERRGHAVEVLTTGDGSEAGRVLRTLYLARRFGRSAGRDRLRHFVAGALNTAAVRRYLRVHGRPDAVLVMSQRRMGLAPLRALQEAGVPVVVTVNDDWPVAFSVGRDARPRARLGGLLDEFLVPSRTWRGIQPAAVAWLSDAVRRTALAAGVPLGSGVVQPQGVDLSCFTARPFRPMRPEPRLLFVGRLHPSKAPDVAIDTLAELEKRGLRATLTLAGAADEPAYLAALRQRARALRVDGRVTWAGKLPREQLPALYRDADALLFASKLEHEGQGLTYLEAMACGLPVAASPSGGARDFLERHDASLLVKACTGDAFAGTLAALHRDALAQEALVQRALDIVRRHASLDAYVRCLEQLLRRAAATTVR